One genomic segment of Esox lucius isolate fEsoLuc1 chromosome 15, fEsoLuc1.pri, whole genome shotgun sequence includes these proteins:
- the mgst3b gene encoding microsomal glutathione S-transferase 3b, translated as MDILELLPSSFGYVILTYLYSWFMLSYLGFKVGGARKKYDVKYPTMYSDTNQVFNCIQRAHQNTLEIYPQWLVFQTIAALVYPISASVLGAIWVTSRFSYAWGYYTGDPAKRMNGVYGYIGYLGVIILSISVALQLLGVF; from the exons ATGGATATTCTAGAGCTGTTGCCATCAAGTTTTGGATATGTCATATTGACATACTTGTATAGCTGGTTCATGTTGAGTTACCTGGGTTTTAAGGTTGGAGGTGCCAGAAAGAAATATGATGTGAAG TACCCTACCATGTACAGTGACACGAATCAGGTGTTCAATTGCATCCAAAGGGCTCACCAGAACACGCTAGAGATCTACCCCCAGTGGCTCGTGTTTCAGACCATTGCCGCTCTTGTCTATCCG ATTTCGGCATCTGTGCTGGGAGCCATCTGGGTCACGAGCAGGTTCTCCTACGCCTGGGGTTACTACACTGGAG ATCCAGCCAAGAGGATGAACGGTGTCTATGGGTACATTGGATATTTGGGTGTCAtcattctctccatttctgtgGCTTTGCAGCTGCTTGGAGTCTTTTAA